DNA sequence from the Natranaerobius trueperi genome:
ATTTCAGACATATTAAAATACCCAGTATCTGCTAATGTTATAATTTTTTGATCACTGAATCTACTCCTTATTTTTGTTACCATATTTGATAATTGACTCTGGTTATTTATATCATTTACTATTTCAAAGTCTACTAGGAATTTATACTTGCTATCGACTACTGCCTGCATATTATAACAGACTTCATATTTTTCATTATTCTTCATAGATTTAGCTTCAGGATCGGTTAAACAGACCTGCTTTTTCCCTCGTCTTTAAGTTCCTTTTTGAGGGAATTAAGTTGATCAATCTGGACTTGTAACTTTCAACTTTTTCATCCATAACTTGTTTCATATCTTGGTCTTCTGAAGTTTTTAGGAACTCATTGATAT
Encoded proteins:
- a CDS encoding transposase; the encoded protein is MKNNEKYEVCYNMQAVVDSKYKFLVDFEIVNDINNQSQLSNMVTKIRSRFSDQKIITLADTGYFNMSE